One part of the Nitrospira sp. genome encodes these proteins:
- a CDS encoding SDR family oxidoreductase yields the protein MLVTGASGGIGRRLCRAFARDGFWVGVHYCSRQEAAEETLAELTAAGGQGALFQADIRSGEAVLAMVDDLRRTRGRLDVLLCNAGIAASHLVVRCPEDEWQRIIDTNLSGTYRTMTTAAAGMMTEGGSILVIGSYAGLHGRSGQGAYAASKAGLIGLVQTAAREWGPHNIRVNLVCPGWQATGLAGDAYPSADDVRGHVLGRLSNLDEVSETICRLAQLHDVSGQVWNVDSRIL from the coding sequence GTGCTGGTGACCGGCGCCTCGGGCGGGATCGGTCGACGCCTCTGTCGCGCGTTTGCCCGCGACGGATTTTGGGTGGGCGTTCATTATTGCTCTCGACAGGAGGCGGCGGAGGAGACCCTTGCTGAACTGACGGCCGCAGGTGGACAGGGTGCGCTGTTCCAGGCGGACATCCGATCTGGGGAAGCGGTCCTGGCCATGGTTGATGACCTGCGTCGCACGCGAGGCCGGCTGGATGTGTTGCTGTGCAACGCCGGGATCGCAGCGAGCCATCTGGTGGTGCGTTGCCCAGAGGATGAGTGGCAGCGGATCATCGATACGAACCTGAGTGGCACCTATCGGACGATGACGACGGCGGCAGCGGGGATGATGACCGAAGGTGGCTCCATCTTGGTGATCGGGTCCTATGCAGGGTTGCATGGAAGGAGCGGCCAGGGGGCCTATGCGGCCTCCAAGGCTGGGCTGATAGGGCTCGTGCAAACAGCGGCGCGCGAATGGGGGCCGCACAATATCCGGGTTAATCTTGTGTGTCCGGGGTGGCAGGCAACGGGACTGGCCGGTGACGCCTATCCTTCCGCCGATGACGTGCGGGGACATGTGCTGGGGCGTCTCTCCAACTTGGATGAGGTGAGCGAAACCATTTGTCGGTTGGCGCAATTGCACGATGTGTCGGGGCAGGTGTGGAATGTGGACAGTCGGATTCTTTAG
- the bioD gene encoding dethiobiotin synthase — MGNGVFVTGTDTGVGKTLVSAALARRLVRLGCAVGVMKPVETGVSSGTPDQSDAARLIAASRVEDSLDLVSPYRFSLPLAPFAAASSQGQVIEFETILNRYEQLAARHACVVVEGAGGLLVPIGHQWDLRDLIVRLRLPVILVGRVGLGGINHALLTLDALEHRKIPVVALVLNETAVLADPVQEEQQKSTVALLRERVSVPLLGPLPYQSCAECAWPDAVDAAADSLPIRELAELVWPRVAGRS; from the coding sequence ATGGGGAACGGGGTGTTTGTTACTGGGACGGATACGGGGGTCGGGAAGACGCTCGTGTCGGCGGCCTTGGCTCGGAGACTGGTGCGGCTGGGTTGCGCCGTCGGTGTGATGAAGCCGGTTGAAACCGGCGTCTCCAGTGGTACGCCGGACCAAAGCGACGCCGCGCGCTTGATCGCAGCATCCCGCGTGGAGGATTCGCTCGACCTGGTATCGCCCTATCGATTTTCCTTACCGCTGGCTCCGTTCGCTGCCGCTTCGTCGCAAGGACAGGTGATCGAGTTCGAGACCATCTTGAACCGTTACGAGCAACTTGCGGCTCGACATGCCTGCGTGGTGGTCGAAGGAGCCGGTGGGCTGTTGGTGCCGATTGGACACCAGTGGGATCTCCGGGACTTGATCGTCCGTCTCCGGCTGCCGGTCATCCTGGTTGGACGGGTCGGGCTCGGCGGGATCAACCACGCACTGCTGACGCTGGACGCGCTCGAGCATCGCAAGATTCCAGTCGTGGCGCTCGTGTTGAATGAAACAGCGGTACTTGCCGATCCGGTTCAGGAAGAACAGCAGAAATCCACGGTGGCGTTGTTGCGCGAGCGAGTCTCCGTGCCGTTGCTCGGTCCACTGCCCTATCAGTCTTGTGCGGAGTGTGCGTGGCCCGATGCGGTCGATGCGGCCGCCGACAGTCTTCCGATCAGGGAGTTGGCCGAGCTGGTCTGGCCCAGGGTCGCTGGAAGGTCTTGA
- the thiE gene encoding thiamine phosphate synthase, with protein sequence MLDPSVRPDRPLVDVLRKAAALGVRLFQYRDKQASMKAAYTQALALRQAATEAGVCLIINDRCDLALAVKADGVHLGQDDLPVADARRILGPDALIGLSTHGPEQVRQAARLKPDYIGFGPIFSTTTKADHDPVVGLDGLRAARALTTMPMFAIGGITADNVEDIVAAGANGVAVISAILKAPDLEQAIKTFQRPWARPARPTP encoded by the coding sequence GTGTTGGACCCGAGCGTCCGGCCGGATCGTCCGCTCGTCGACGTGCTCCGCAAGGCCGCCGCACTGGGCGTGCGTCTCTTCCAATATCGCGACAAACAGGCATCCATGAAGGCCGCCTACACCCAGGCTCTGGCCCTACGCCAGGCCGCGACGGAGGCTGGCGTTTGCCTCATCATCAATGATCGATGCGACCTCGCATTGGCCGTGAAGGCAGACGGAGTGCACCTCGGACAAGACGATCTGCCCGTCGCCGATGCGCGCAGAATCCTGGGACCTGACGCACTCATCGGGCTGTCGACCCATGGGCCTGAACAGGTTCGGCAAGCCGCACGGCTGAAACCGGACTATATCGGCTTTGGCCCGATTTTCAGCACGACCACCAAAGCCGACCACGATCCGGTCGTCGGCCTCGACGGGCTGCGGGCTGCCCGTGCGTTGACGACGATGCCGATGTTTGCAATCGGTGGCATCACGGCGGACAACGTGGAGGACATCGTCGCGGCGGGAGCGAATGGCGTGGCGGTGATCTCGGCGATTCTGAAGGCCCCGGACCTCGAGCAGGCGATCAAGACCTTCCAGCGACCCTGGGCCAGACCAGCTCGGCCAACTCCCTGA
- the accC gene encoding acetyl-CoA carboxylase biotin carboxylase subunit, translating to MFKKVLVANRGEIALRVIRACKELGVKTVAIHSEADAASLHVRAADEHVCVGPPEAALSYRNIPNVLSAAEVTGADAIHPGYGFLSENAHFAEVCESIGIKFIGPTSENIALMGDKSKAREVVAKKGLPVTPGSPGELRSEQDAQEAAKTIGFPVIIKASAGGGGRGMRVVNKPEELARAFQAAQAEAKSTFGHDGVYLERYFLEPRHIEVQIVADNRGHVVHLGERDCSIQRRHQKLVEETPSPAIDERLRREIGRTAVEAVKAIRYCNVGTVEFLLDKDRNFFFMEVNTRIQVEHPITEMVTGIDLVKEQIRIASGMPLSFKQPDIKLNGHSFECRINAEDPEKFTPCPGQITKYSAPGGLGIRVDSAMAPNATVVPYYDSLIAKLITHGRDRQEAMARMRRALDEFVIEGIKTTIPLHRKIFNDPDFQKGHVSTTFLDRFLAGQSS from the coding sequence GTGTTTAAAAAAGTGTTGGTTGCCAATCGCGGAGAAATTGCGCTCAGGGTCATTCGGGCGTGCAAGGAACTCGGCGTCAAAACCGTCGCGATTCACTCTGAAGCCGACGCCGCGAGCCTGCATGTGCGGGCGGCGGACGAACATGTGTGCGTTGGCCCGCCGGAAGCCGCGCTCAGCTATCGCAATATTCCGAATGTGCTCAGCGCCGCCGAAGTCACCGGTGCGGATGCCATCCATCCCGGCTATGGGTTCCTGTCCGAGAACGCGCACTTCGCAGAAGTTTGTGAATCGATCGGCATCAAGTTCATCGGCCCAACCTCAGAAAACATCGCCTTGATGGGGGACAAGTCCAAAGCCCGCGAAGTCGTGGCCAAGAAGGGCCTCCCGGTCACGCCTGGCAGTCCCGGCGAACTCCGGAGCGAACAGGACGCGCAGGAAGCCGCCAAGACGATCGGCTTCCCCGTGATTATCAAGGCCTCGGCGGGCGGGGGCGGACGGGGCATGCGTGTGGTGAACAAGCCGGAAGAACTCGCCCGCGCGTTTCAGGCAGCTCAGGCTGAGGCCAAATCCACCTTCGGGCATGATGGCGTCTATCTCGAGCGGTACTTCCTCGAACCCCGGCATATCGAGGTGCAGATCGTGGCCGACAACCGCGGCCATGTGGTCCATCTCGGTGAGCGTGATTGCTCGATTCAGCGTCGTCACCAGAAACTGGTGGAAGAAACCCCGTCGCCGGCCATTGATGAACGACTTCGGCGCGAGATCGGCCGAACCGCGGTCGAAGCCGTCAAAGCCATTCGGTACTGCAATGTCGGCACGGTCGAGTTCCTCCTGGACAAGGATCGTAACTTCTTCTTCATGGAAGTGAACACGCGCATCCAGGTCGAACATCCCATCACCGAAATGGTGACCGGCATCGACCTGGTGAAAGAACAGATCCGTATTGCCTCAGGCATGCCGCTCTCATTCAAGCAACCGGACATCAAACTAAATGGGCACAGTTTTGAATGCCGCATCAATGCCGAAGACCCGGAAAAATTCACGCCCTGCCCGGGACAGATCACGAAATACTCCGCGCCCGGAGGGTTGGGCATCCGTGTCGATTCAGCCATGGCACCGAATGCCACCGTGGTGCCGTACTACGACTCGCTCATCGCCAAACTTATCACTCACGGTCGGGATCGCCAAGAAGCCATGGCACGGATGCGTCGAGCCTTGGATGAATTCGTCATCGAGGGGATCAAGACCACGATCCCGCTCCACCGGAAGATTTTTAACGATCCTGACTTTCAAAAGGGGCATGTCTCCACGACGTTCCTCGACCGCTTCCTCGCCGGACAGTCGTCCTAG
- the accB gene encoding acetyl-CoA carboxylase biotin carboxyl carrier protein, translated as MLLQPEHAAQIQQLADLLKRNHLTELEIERSGMRIRLRHEPAARTTTTHTVETVPHQSTSTGTAPAAQARQPADTEGLVTITSPIVGTFYRSPSPDADPYVEEGDYVRKGQVLCIVEAMKLMNEIESEADGRITKILAESTKPVEYGQPLFLIDPGATP; from the coding sequence ATGCTGCTGCAGCCGGAACATGCCGCACAAATCCAGCAACTGGCCGATCTGTTGAAGCGCAACCACCTGACGGAATTGGAAATCGAACGCAGCGGCATGCGGATTCGTCTCCGACATGAACCGGCCGCTCGCACGACCACGACACACACCGTGGAAACCGTGCCGCACCAATCGACGTCGACCGGGACAGCTCCGGCGGCGCAAGCCCGGCAGCCTGCCGACACGGAAGGCCTGGTGACGATCACATCGCCGATCGTCGGCACCTTCTATCGATCGCCGTCTCCCGATGCCGACCCCTATGTGGAAGAGGGGGACTACGTCAGGAAGGGCCAGGTCTTGTGCATCGTCGAAGCCATGAAGTTGATGAACGAGATCGAATCCGAAGCCGACGGCAGGATTACGAAGATTCTGGCGGAGAGCACCAAACCCGTCGAATATGGACAGCCGCTCTTCTTGATCGACCCCGGCGCCACACCCTAG
- the efp gene encoding elongation factor P, with protein sequence MISTAEFRNGSPLMVEGQPFYIVEFQHVKPGKGGAFVRTKLKSYLSGNVLDRTFRSGEKFDTPAIDECDMQFLYATNDSYTFMDTETYEQSTYEKSQLGSNADLLKENMIAKILIYEHRPITVVLPNFIELKVVDGEPGVRGDTASGGSKPVTVETGATIKVPLYLEIGETIRIDTRTREFVERVR encoded by the coding sequence GTGATTTCGACCGCAGAGTTTCGGAACGGCAGCCCGTTGATGGTAGAAGGTCAACCCTTTTATATCGTGGAATTCCAGCACGTCAAACCCGGCAAGGGTGGGGCATTCGTCCGAACGAAGCTGAAGAGCTATCTGTCCGGCAACGTCCTCGACCGGACCTTCCGCTCCGGAGAAAAATTCGACACCCCCGCGATCGACGAATGCGATATGCAGTTTCTCTACGCCACGAACGACTCCTACACGTTCATGGATACGGAAACCTACGAGCAGTCGACCTACGAAAAGAGCCAATTGGGCAGCAACGCCGACCTACTCAAAGAAAATATGATCGCCAAGATCCTCATTTACGAGCACAGGCCAATCACCGTCGTGCTGCCGAACTTCATCGAACTGAAGGTCGTAGACGGGGAACCTGGCGTGCGGGGCGATACGGCTTCCGGCGGGAGCAAGCCGGTGACGGTCGAAACAGGCGCCACGATCAAGGTGCCGCTGTATCTGGAGATCGGGGAAACCATCCGCATCGATACCAGAACTCGTGAATTTGTGGAGCGCGTGCGTTGA
- the aroQ gene encoding type II 3-dehydroquinate dehydratase — translation MLRLLVLHGPNLNLLGTREPSVYGHLSLPDIDKSIARRAAELGVAVQTKQSNVEGELVTWIQNARGHFDGIIINPAAYTHTSIAIRDAIAAVALPTVEVHLSNIHQREEFRHHSFIAGVALGQIAGFGPTGYLLALNALTAHFETSGTPSRQLGDVKKKPTASRR, via the coding sequence ATGCTGCGGCTGCTTGTGCTTCATGGTCCCAATCTCAATCTCCTGGGGACGAGAGAACCGTCTGTCTACGGACACCTGTCGTTGCCGGACATCGACAAGTCCATCGCCCGGCGCGCCGCCGAGTTGGGGGTTGCGGTCCAGACCAAGCAGAGCAATGTGGAGGGAGAGCTGGTCACCTGGATTCAGAATGCCAGGGGGCATTTCGACGGAATCATCATCAATCCGGCTGCGTATACCCATACCAGCATCGCGATTCGTGATGCGATTGCCGCCGTCGCACTGCCCACGGTGGAAGTCCACCTGTCGAACATTCATCAGCGGGAGGAGTTTCGCCACCACTCCTTCATCGCAGGAGTCGCATTGGGCCAGATAGCGGGATTCGGTCCGACTGGATATCTGCTGGCACTGAACGCGTTAACCGCCCATTTTGAAACCAGTGGCACACCGTCCCGCCAGCTGGGGGACGTGAAGAAGAAACCTACGGCTTCGCGCCGTTGA